In a genomic window of Physeter macrocephalus isolate SW-GA unplaced genomic scaffold, ASM283717v5 random_97, whole genome shotgun sequence:
- the FLNC gene encoding filamin-C isoform X2 has translation MMNNSGYSEAPGLGLGDEADDMPSTEKDLAEDAPWKKIQQNTFTRWCNEHLKCVGKRLTDLQRDLSDGLRLIALLEVLSQKRMYRKFHPRPNFRQMKLENVSVALEFLEREHIKLVSIDSKAIVDGNLKLILGLIWTLILHYSISMPMWEDEDDEDARKQTPKQRLLGWIQNKVPQLPITNFNRDWQDGKALGALVDNCAPGLCPDWEAWDPNQPVENAREAMQQADDWLGVPQVIAPEEIVDPNVDEHSVMTYLSQFPKAKLKPGAPVRSKQVNPKKAIAYGPGIEPQGNTVLKPAHFTVQTVDAGVGEVLVYIEDPEGHTEEAKVVPNNDKDRTYAVSYVPKVAGLHKVTVLFAGQNIERSPFEVNVGMALGDANKVSARGPGLEPVGNVANKPTYFDIYTAGAGTGDVAVVIVDPQGRRDTVEVALEDKGDSTFRCTYRPVMEGPHTVHVAFASAPITRSPFPVHVAEACNPNACRASGRGLQPKGVRVKEVADFKVFTKGAGSGELKVTVKGPKGTEEPVKVREAGDGVFECEYYPVVPGKYAVTITWGGYAIPRSPFEVQVSPEAGVQKVRAWGPGLETGQVGKSADFVVEAIGTEVGTLGFSIEGPSQAKIECDDKGDGSCDVRYWPTEPGEYAVHVICDDEDIRDSPFIAHIHPAPPDCFPDKVKAFGPGLEPTGCIVDKPAEFTIDARAAGKGDLKLYAQDADGCPIDIKVIPNGDGTFRCSYVPTKPIKHTIIISWGGVNVPKSPFRVNVGEGSHPERVKVYGPGVEKTGLKANEPTYFTVDCSEAGQGDVSIGIKCAPGVVGPAEADIDFDIIKNDNDTFTVKYTPPGAGRYTIMVLFANQEIPASPFHIKVDPSHDASKVKAEGPGLNRTGVEVGKPTHFTVLTKGAGKAKLDVHFAGAAKGEAVRDFEIIDNHDYSYTVKYTAVQQGNMAVTVTYGGDPVPKSPFVVNVAPPLDLSKVKVQGLNSKVAVGQEQAFSVNTRGAGGQGQLDVRMTSPSRRPIPCKLEPGGGAEAQAVRYMPPEEGPYKVDITYDGHPVPGSPFAVEGVLPPDPSKVCAYGPGLKGGLVGTPAPFSIDTKGAGTGGLGLTVEGPCEAKIECQDNGDGSCAVSYLPTEPGEYTINILFAEAHIPGSPFKATIRPVFDPSKVRASGPGLERGKAGEAATFTVDCSEAGEAELTIEILSDAGVKAEVLIHNNADGTYHITYSPAFPGTYTITIKYGGHPVPKFPTRVHVQPAVDTSGVKVSGPGVEPHGVLREVTTEFTVDARSLTATGGNHVTARVLNPSGAKTDTYVTDNGDGTYRVQYTAYEEGVHLVEVLYDDVAVPKSPFRVGVTEGCDPTRVRAFGPGLEGGLVNKANRFTVETRGAGTGGLGLAIEGPSEAKMSCKDNKDGSCTVEYIPFTPGDYDVNITFGGRPIPGSPFRVPVKDVVDPGKVKCSGPGLGAGVRARVPQTFKVDCSQAGRAALQVAVLSPTGVAEPVEVRDNGDGTHTVHYTPATDGPYTVAVKYADQEVPRSPFKIKVLPAHDASKVRASGPGLNASGIPASLPVEFTIDARDAGEGLLTVQILDPEGKPKKASIRDNGDGTYTVSYLPDMSGRYTITIKYGGDEIPYSPFRIHALPTGDASKCLVTVSIGGHGLGACLGPRIQIGEETVITVDAKAAGKGKVTCTVSTPDGAELDVDVVENHDGTFDIYYTAPKPGKYVITIRFGGEHVPNSPFHVLATEEPVVPVEPMESMLRPFNLVIPFTVQKGELTGEVRMPSGKTARPSITDNKDGTITVRYAPTEKGLHQMGIKYDGNHIPGSPLQFYVDAINSRHVSAYGPGLSHGMVNKPATFTIVTKDAGEGGLSLAVEGPSKAEITCKDNKDGTCTVSYLPTAPGDYSIIVRFDDKHIPGSPFTAKITGDDSMRTSQLNVGTSTDVSLKITESDLSLLTASIRAPSGNEEPCLLKRLPNRHIGISFTPKEVGEHVVSVRKSGKHVTNSPFKILVGPSEIGDASKVRVWGKGLSEGHTFQVAEFIVDTRNAGYGGLGLSIEGPSKVDINCEDMEDGTCKVTYCPTEPGTYIINIKFADKHVPGSPFTVKVTGEGRMKESITRRRQAPSIATIGSTCDLNLKIPGNWFQMVSAQERLTRTFTRSSHTYTRTERTEISKTRGGETKREVRVEESTQVGGDPFPAVFGDFLGRERLGSFGSITRQQEGEASSQDMTAQVTSPSGKTEAAEIVEGEDSAYSVRFVPQEMGPHTVTVKYRGQHVPGSPFQFTVGPLGEGGAHKVRAGGTGLERGVAGMPAEFSIWTREAGAGGLSIAVEGPSKAEIAFEDRKDGSCGVSYVVQEPGDYEVSIKFNDEHIPDSPFVVPVASLSDDARRLTVTSLQETGLKVNQPASFAVQLNGARGVIDARVHTPSGAVEECYVSELDSDKHTIRFIPHENGVHSIDVKFNGAHIPGSPFKIRVGEQSQAGDPGLVSAYGPGLEGGTTGVSSEFIVNTLNAGSGALSVTIDGPSKVQLDCRECPEGHVVTYTPMAPGNYLIAIKYGGPQHIVGSPFKAKVTGPRLSGGHSLHETSTVLVETVTKSSSSRGSSYSSIPKFSSDASKVVTRGPGLSQAFVGQKNSFTVDCSKAGTNMMMVGVHGPKTPCEEVYVKHMGNRVYNVTYTVKEKGDYILIVKWGDESVPGSPFKVNVP, from the exons ACAGCAAGGCTATCGTAGATGGGAACCTGAAGCTGATCCTGGGCCTGATCTGGACACTGATCCTGCATTACTCCATCTCCATGCCCATGTGGGAGGATGAGGATGATGAGGACGCCCGAAAGCAGACACCCAAGCAGCGTCTACTCGGCTGGATCCAGAACAAGGTGCCCCAGCTGCCCATCACCAACTTCAACCGTGACTGGCAGGATGGCAAAGCTCTGGGCGCCCTGGTGGACAACTGTGCCCCTG GCCTCTGCCCTGACTGGGAGGCCTGGGACCCCAACCAGCCTGTGGAGAACGCCCGGGAGGCCATGCAGCAGGCAGACGACTGGCTCGGGGTGCCCCAG GTGATTGCTCCCGAGGAGATTGTGGACCCCAACGTGGATGAGCATTCTGTCATGACCTACCTGTCCCAGTTCCCCAAGGCCAAACTCAAACCTGGTGCCCCTGTTCGCTCCAAGCAGGTGAACCCCAAGAAGGCCATTGCCTACGGACCTG GCATCGAGCCCCAGGGCAACACcgtgctgaagcccgcgcacttcACCGTGCAGACAGTGGATGCTGGCGTGGGCGAGGTGCTGGTCTACATTGAGGACCCCGAGGGCCACACCGAGGAG GCAAAGGTGGTTCCCAACAACGACAAGGACCGCACCTACGCTGTCTCCTACGTGCCCAAGGTCGCTGGCTTGCACAAG GTGACCGTGCTCTTTGCTGGCCAGAACATCGAACGCAGCCCCTTTGAGGTGAACGTGGGCATGGCCCTGGGGGATGCCAACAAGGTATCAGCCCGTGGTCCTGGCCTGGAGCCCGTGGGCAACGTGGCCAACAAACCCACCTACTTTGACATCTACACCGCGG GGGCCGGCACTGGTGATGTTGCCGTGGTGATCGTGGACCCGCAGGGCCGGCGGGACACAGTGGAGGTGGCCCTGGAGGACAAGGGCGACAGCACGTTCCGCTGCACGTACAGGCCTGTGATGGAGGGACCCCACACGGTGCACGTGGCCTTCGCCAGTGCCCCCATCACCCGCAGCCCTTTCCCTGTCCACGTGGCAGAAG cCTGTAACCCCAACGCCTGCCGCGCCTCTGGGCGGGGCCTGCAGCCCAAGGGCGTGCGTGTCAAAGAGGTGGCTGACTTCAAGGTGTTCACCAAGGGTGCTGGCAGCGGGGAGCTCAAGGTCACAGTCAAGGGACCAA AAGGCACAGAGGAGCCGGTGAAGGTGCGGGAGGCTGGGGACGGTGTGTTCGAGTGCGAGTACTACCCCGTGGTGCCTGGCAAGTACGCGGTGACCATCACGTGGGGCGGCTATGCCATTCCCCGCAG CCCCTTTGAGGTGCAGGTGAGCCCAGAGGCAGGAGTGCAGAAGGTGCGGGCCTGGGGTCCCGGCTTGGAGACGGGCCAGGTGGGCAAATCAGCCGACTTTGTGGTGGAGGCCATTGGCACGGAGGTGGGGACGCTGG GCTTCTCCATTGAGGGCCCTTCACAGGCCAAGATCGAGTGTGATGACAAGGGAGATGGCTCCTGCGACGTGCGGTACTGGCCCACAGAACCAGGGGAGTACGCCGTGCACGTCATCTGCGACGATGAGGACATTCGAGACTCGCCCTTCATTGCCCACATCCACCCAGCTCCACCCGACTGCTTCCCGGACAAG GTGAAGGCCTTTGGGCCCGGCCTGGAGCCCACTGGCTGCATCGTGGACAAGCCAGCAGAGTTCACCATTGATGCCCGTGCTGCTGGCAAGGGAGACCTGAAGCTCTATGCCCAG GACGCAGACGGCTGCCCCATTGACATCAAGGTCATCCCCAACGGCGATGGTACCTTCCGCTGCTCCTACGTGCCCACCAAGCCCATTAAGCACACCATCATCATCTCCTGGGGAGGCGTCAACGTCCCCAAGAGCCCCTTCCGG GTAAACGTGGGAGAGGGCAGTCACCCCGAGCGGGTGAAGGTGTACGGCCCTGGCGTGGAGAAGACAGGCCTCAAGGCTAATGAGCCCACCTACTTCACGGTGGACTGCAGCGAGGCGGGGCAAG GCGATGTGAGCATTGGCATCAAGTGCGCCCCTGGCGTGGTGGGCCCTGCGGAGGCTGACATCGACTTTGACATCATCAAGAATGACAATGACACCTTCACAGTCAAGTACACACCCCCAGGGGCCGGCCGCTACACCATCATGGTGTTGTTTGCCAACCAG GAGATCCCTGCCAGCCCCTTCCATATCAAGGTGGACCCGTCCCACGATGCCAGCAAGGTCAAGGCTGAGGGCCCTGGGCTGAACCGCACAG GTGTGGAAGTTGGGAAGCCCACTCACTTCACGGTGCTGACCAAGGGCGCCGGCAAGGCCAAGCTGGACGTGCACTTTGCCGGGGCCGCCAAGGGAGAAGCTGTGCGAGACTTTGAAATCATCGACAACCACGACTACTCCTACACTGTCAAGTACACGGCCGTGCAGCAG GGCAACATGGCAGTGACAGTGACCTATGGTGGAGACCCTGTCCCCAAGAGCCCCTTTGTGGTGAATGTGGCACCCCCACTGGACCTCAGCAAAGTCAAAGTTCAAGGCCTCAACAGCA AGGTGGCTGTGGGACAAGAACAGGCATTTTCTGTGAACACACGAGGGGCTGGCGGTCAGGGCCAGCTGGACGTGCGGATGACCTCACCCTCCCGACGACCCATCCCCTGCAAGCTGGAGCCCGGGGGTGGAGCTGAAGCCCAGGCTGTGCGCTACATGCCCCCTGAGGAGGGGCCCTACAAGGTGGACATCACCTACGATGGTCACCCGGTGCCTGGCAGCCCCTTCGCCGTGGAGGGTGTCCTGCCCCCTGACCCCTCCAAG GTCTGTGCTTACGGCCCTGGTCTTAAGGGCGGGCTTGTAGGCACGCCAGCGCCCTTCTCCATCGACACCAAGGGGGCGGGCACAGGTGGCCTGGGGCTGACCGTGGAGGGCCCCTGCGAGGCCAAGATCGAGTGCCAGGACAACGGCGATGGCTCGTGTGCTGTCAGCTACCTGCCCACGGAGCCGGGCGAGTACACCATCAACATCCTGTTCGCCGAAGCCCACATCCCCGGCTCGCCCTTCAAGGCTACCATCCGGCCCGTGTTCGACCCGAGCAAGGTGCGGGCCAGTGGTCCAGGCCTGGAGCGCGGCAAGGCTGGCGAGGCAGCCACCTTCACTGTGGACTGCTCGGAGGCGGGCGAGGCTGAGCTGACCATCGAGATCCTGTCGGACGCTGGCGTCAAGGCCGAGGTGCTGATCCACAACAATGCCGACGGCACCTACCACATCACCTACAGCCCCGCCTTCCCCGGCACCTACACCATTACCATCAAGTATGGCGGGCACCCCGTACCCAAATTCCCCACCCGCGTGCATGTGCAGCCCGCTGTCGACACCAGTGGAGTCAAGGTCTCGGGACCCGGTGTGGAGCCCCACG GTGTCCTGCGTGAGGTGACCACTGAGTTCACTGTGGACGCAAGATCCCTAACGGCCACGGGTGGGAACCACGTGACGGCTCGCGTGCTCAACCCCTCGGGCGCTAAGACGGACACCTACGTGACAGACAACGGGGATGGCACCTACCGAGTGCAGTACACGGCCTATGAAGAGG GAGTGCATCTGGTGGAGGTGCTGTATGATGACGTGGCCGTGCCCAAGAGCCCCTTCCGAGTGGGCGTGACTGAGGGCTGTGACCCCACTCGCGTCCGGGCCTTTGGGCCAGGCCTGGAGGGTGGCTTGGTCAACAAGGCCAACCGCTTCACTGTGGAAACGAG GGGAGCTGGCACTGGGGGCCTAGGCCTAGCCATCGAGGGCCCGTCGGAAGCCAAGATGTCCTGCAAGGACAACAAGGATGGTAGCTGCACCGTGGAGTACATCCCTTTCACCCCTGGAGACTATGACGTCAACATCACCTTCGGGGGCCGGCCCATCCCAG GGAGCCCATTCCGGGTGCCAGTGAAGGATGTGGTGGACCCTGGGAAGGTGAAGTGCtcaggcccagggctgggagctggtGTCAGGGCCCGGGTACCCCAGACCTTCAAGGTGGACTGCAGCCAAGCTGGCCGGGCCGCCCTGCAGGTGGCCGTGCTGAGCCCCACAG GTGTGGCTGAGCCTGTGGAGGTGCGTGACAATGGAGATGGCACCCATACCGTCCACTACACCCCAGCCACCGATGGGCCCTACACAGTAGCTGTCAAGTACGCCGACCAGGAGGTGCCACGCAG CCccttcaagatcaaggtgcttcCAGCCCACGATGCCAGCAAGGTGCGGGCCAGCGGCCCCGGGCTCAACGCCTCTGGCATCCCTGCCAGCCTGCCTGTGGAGTTCACCATCGATGCCCGGGATGCTGGGGAGGGCTTGCTCACTGTCCAGATCCTG GACCCTGAGGGTAAGCCCAAGAAGGCCAGCATCCGAGACAATGGGGATGGCACGTACACCGTGTCCTACCTCCCGGACATGAGTGGCCGGTACACCATCACCATCAAGTATGGCGGCGATGAGATCCCCTACTCGCCCTTCCGCATCCATGCCCTGCCCACTGGGGACGCCAGCAAGTGCCTGGTCACAG TGTCCATTGGAGGCCACGGCCTGG GTGCCTGCCTGGGCCCCCGCATCCAGATTGGGGAGGAGACGGTGATCACGGTGGACGCCAAGGCAGCAGGCAAGGGGAAGGTGACGTGCACAGTGTCCACGCCGGATGGGGCGGAGCTCGACGTGGATGTGGTTGAGAACCACGACGGCACCTTCGACATCTACTACACAGCGCCCAAGCCGGGCAAGTACGTCATCACCATCCGCTTTGGAGGCGAGCACGTCCCCAACAGTCCCTTCCACGTGCTG GCCACAGAGGAGCCAGTGGTGCCCGTGGAGCCAATGGAGTCCATGCTGAGACCCTTCAACCTGGTCATCCCCTTCACTGTGCAGAAAGGGGAGCTCACAG GGGAGGTCCGGATGCCCTCTGGGAAGACCGCCCGGCCCAGCATCACTGACAACAAGGATGGCACCATCACGGTGAGGTACGCACCCACCGAGAAAGGCCTGCACCAGATGGGGATCAAGTATGACGGCAACCACATCCCTG GGAGCCCCCTGCAGTTCTACGTGGATGCCATCAACAGCCGCCACGTCAGTGCCTATGGGCCAGGCCTGAGCCACGGCATGGTCAACAAGCCGGCCACCTTCACCATTGTCACCAAGGATGCTGGGGAAG gGGGTCTGTCCCTGGCCGTGGAGGGCCCGTCCAAGGCAGAGATCACCTGCAAGGACAACAAGGATGGCACCTGCACCGTGTCCTACCTCCCCACGGCGCCTGGAGACTACAGCATCATCGTGCGCTTTGACGACAAGCACATTCCGGGGAGCCCCTTCACAGCCAAGATCACAG GCGATGACTCGATGAGGACGTCACAGCTGAACGTGGGCACCTCCACGGATGTGTCACTGAAGATCACCGAGAGTGACCTGAGCCTCCTGACCGCCAGCATCCGCGCCCCCTCGGGCAACGAGGAGCCCTGCCTGCTGAAGCGCCTGCCCAACCGGCACATTG GCATCTCCTTCACCCCCAAGGAGGTCGGGGAGCACGTGGTAAGCGTGCGCAAGAGCGGCAAGCACGTCACCAACAGCCCCTTCAAGATCCTGGTGGGACCCTCTGAGATCGGGGATGCCAGCAAGGTGCGGGTCTGGGGCAAGGGCCTGTCCGAGGGACACACGTTCCAGGTGGCGGAGTTCATCGTGGACACTCGTAATGCAG GTTATGGGGGCCTGGGGCTGAGTATTGAAGGCCCTAGCAAGGTGGACATCAACTGTGAGGATATGGAGGACGGCACGTGCAAAGTTACCTACTGCCCCACGGAACCCGGCACCTACATCATCAACATCAAGTTTGCCGACAAGCACGTGCCTG gaagccccttcacggtgAAGGTTACCGGCGAGGGCCGCATGAAGGAAAGCATCACCCGGCGCAGGCAGGCGCCGTCCATTGCCACCATCGGCAGCACCTGTGACCTGAACCTCAAGATCCCAG GGAACTGGTTCCAGATGGTGTCGGCCCAGGAGCGCCTGACACGCACCTTCACGCGCAGCAGCCACACGTACACCCGCACGGAGCGCACGGAGATCAGCAAGACTCGGGGAGGGGAGACCAAGCGTGAGGTGCGGGTGGAGGAGTCCACCCAGGTTGGCGGAGACCCCTTCCCTGCCGTCTTCGGGGACTTCCTGGGCCGGGAACGCCTGGGCTCTTTTGGCAGCATCACCCGGCAGCAGGAGG GTGAGGCCAGCTCTCAGGACATGACCGCACAGGTGACCAGCCCGTCAGGCAAGACGGAAGCCGCAGAGATCGTGGAGGGGGAGGACAGCGCGTACAGTGTGCGCTTTGTGCCCCAGGAGATGGGGCCCCACACGGTCACTGTCAAGTACCGTGGCCAGCATGTACCAGGCAGCCCCTTTCAGTTCACCGTGGGGCCACTGGGTGAAGGCGGTGCCCACAAGGTGCGAGCTGGAGGCACAGGGCTGGAGCGAGGGGTGGCCGGCATGCCAG CCGAGTTCAGCATCTGGACCCGAGAAGCGGGTGCCGGGGGCCTGTCTATTGCTGTGGAGGGTCCCAGCAAGGCGGAGATTGCATTTGAGGACCGCAAAGATGGCTCCTGTGGGGTCTCCTACGTCGTCCAGGAACCAG GTGACTATGAGGTCTCCATCAAGTTCAACGATGAGCACATCCCAGACAGCCCTTTTGTGGTACCCGTGGCCTCCCTCTCAGACGACGCTCGCCGTCTCACTGTCACTAGCCTCCAG GAGACGGGGCTCAAGGTGAACCAGCCGGCGTCCTTTGCGGTGCAGCTGAACGGTGCACGGGGCGTGATTGATGCTAGGGTGCACACGCCCTCGGGTGCGGTGGAGGAGTGCTACGTCTCCGAGCTGGACAGTG ACAAGCACACCATCCGTTTCATCCCCCACGAGAATGGCGTCCACTCCATTGACGTCAAGTTCAACGGTGCCCACATCCCTGGCAGTCCCTTCAAGATCCGAGTTGGGGAGCAGAGCCAGGCTGGGGACCCAGGCTTGGTGTCAGCCTATGGTCCTGGGCTCGAGGGAGGCACTACAG GAGTGTCGTCGGAGTTCATTGTCAACACCTTGAATGCGGGCTCGGGGGCCCTGTCTGTCACCATCGACGGCCCCTCCAAGGTGCAGCTGGACTGTCGGGAATGTCCCGAGGGCCACGTGGTCACTTACACTCCCATGGCCCCTGGCAACTACCTCATTGCCATCAAGTATGGTGGCCCCCAGCACATTGTGGGCAGCCCCTTCAAGGCCAAAGTCACAG GTCCCCGGCTGTCTGGAGGCCACAGCCTTCACGAAACATCCACGGTCCTGGTGGAGACTGTGACCAAGTCGTCCTCAAGTCGGGGTTCCAGCTATAGCTCCATCCCCAAGTTCTCCTCAGATGCCAGCAAGGTGGTGACACGGGGCCCTGGGCTGTCCCAGGCCTTTGTGGGCCAGAAGAACTCCTTCACCGTGGACTGCAGCAAAGCAG gcACCAACATGATGATGGTGGGTGTGCACGGGCCCAAGACCCCCTGCGAGGAGGTGTATGTGAAACACATGGGGAACCGGGTGTACAACGTCACCTACACCGTCAAGGAGAAAGGGGACTACATCCTCATCGTCAAGTGGGGCGACGAAAGTGTCCCTGGAAGCCCCTTCAAAGTCAATGTGCCCTGA